A part of Desulfomicrobium baculatum DSM 4028 genomic DNA contains:
- the rapZ gene encoding RNase adapter RapZ has translation MQLESEQKNVVIVSGMSGSGKSTALKVFEDMGFFCVDGLPARMAPALIELFFNSSAKEYPGLAMGMDLRQPDFVGQWKEVLLDIQKFSVRPTVIFTDSSNQILLRRYATTRRPHPLTSGNLGLEGALEREREILEPIRTQADLVIDTSHYSVHDLRRVIQDKWESLSSRSQGMRVHLISFGFKYGAPTEADDVTDLRFLPNPYFDEALRPMSGKDEAIARYVLGSNPGREYLRRLLEFLDFALPLYATEGRYRLTMAFGCTGGRHRSVAVTEAVLAHLRGQGFNVSVEHRHFSLG, from the coding sequence ATGCAGCTGGAATCTGAACAGAAAAACGTGGTCATTGTCTCCGGCATGTCCGGTTCAGGCAAAAGCACGGCGCTCAAGGTCTTCGAGGACATGGGCTTTTTCTGTGTCGACGGGCTTCCGGCGCGCATGGCCCCGGCCCTCATCGAGCTGTTCTTCAATTCCTCGGCCAAGGAATACCCAGGGCTGGCCATGGGCATGGACCTGCGCCAACCCGATTTCGTGGGACAGTGGAAGGAAGTGCTGCTTGATATCCAGAAGTTTTCCGTGCGGCCGACAGTCATCTTCACGGATTCTTCCAACCAGATCCTGCTGCGCAGATACGCTACCACCCGCCGCCCGCATCCCCTGACCTCGGGCAACCTCGGTCTGGAAGGGGCACTGGAGAGGGAGCGGGAAATACTCGAGCCCATCCGCACCCAGGCGGATCTGGTCATCGACACGTCGCATTATTCGGTGCACGATCTGCGTCGAGTCATTCAGGACAAATGGGAGAGCCTCTCCTCCCGCAGCCAAGGCATGCGGGTGCACCTGATTTCGTTCGGCTTCAAGTACGGCGCCCCGACCGAGGCGGACGACGTCACGGACCTGCGCTTTCTGCCGAACCCCTATTTCGACGAAGCGCTGCGACCCATGTCCGGAAAGGATGAGGCCATCGCCCGCTACGTGCTGGGCAGCAACCCTGGCCGCGAGTATCTGCGCAGACTTCTTGAATTTCTGGATTTTGCCCTGCCGCTCTACGCGACGGAAGGGCGCTACCGTTTGACCATGGCCTTCGGCTGTACGGGTGGCCGACATCGTTCCGTGGCCGTGACCGAGGCAGTGCTGGCACATCTGCGCGGTCAGGGCTTCAATGTATCTGTCGAACATCGGCATTTCAGTCTTGGATAA
- a CDS encoding phosphoribosylformylglycinamidine synthase subunit PurQ, translating to MAQVKTLVITGYGTNCERECAFAADQAGSDQTTIAYFSDLTADKVALADYNFLILPGGFLDGDDLGSAQAAALRWRHMKTASGKSLMEELKSFLDAGGLILGICNGFQLLVKLGLLPALDGAYFTRQVSLSHNDSAKYEDRWVTLKINADSPCVFTKGLDYLYVPVRHGEGKLVPGDESTLPRLQAQNLIALQYVDPETKEVTQEYPANPNGSPLGIAGLTDPSGRILGLMPHPEAYNHPTNHPRWTRGETSTLGTDLLKGGIEYLKAK from the coding sequence ATGGCTCAGGTCAAAACATTGGTAATTACCGGCTACGGTACTAATTGCGAGCGGGAATGCGCCTTTGCGGCGGATCAGGCTGGTTCGGACCAGACCACTATCGCCTATTTTTCCGACCTGACGGCGGACAAGGTTGCGCTGGCCGACTACAATTTTCTGATCCTGCCCGGCGGTTTTCTCGATGGCGACGATCTTGGCTCGGCCCAGGCGGCGGCCCTGCGCTGGCGGCACATGAAGACCGCGAGCGGCAAGTCGCTGATGGAAGAACTCAAAAGCTTTCTCGACGCCGGGGGCCTCATTCTGGGTATCTGCAACGGCTTTCAACTGCTGGTCAAACTCGGCCTGCTGCCCGCTCTGGACGGGGCCTATTTCACCCGCCAAGTTTCGCTCAGCCACAATGATTCGGCCAAGTACGAGGACCGCTGGGTGACACTCAAAATCAATGCGGATTCCCCCTGCGTGTTCACCAAGGGCCTCGACTATCTCTATGTTCCCGTGCGTCACGGCGAGGGCAAGCTCGTGCCCGGCGACGAGTCGACCTTGCCGCGCCTGCAGGCGCAGAACCTCATCGCCCTGCAGTACGTGGACCCAGAGACGAAGGAAGTGACCCAGGAGTACCCGGCCAACCCCAACGGCTCGCCTCTGGGCATCGCCGGGCTGACCGATCCTTCCGGTCGGATTCTGGGACTGATGCCGCATCCCGAGGCCTACAACCACCCGACCAACCATCCGCGCTGGACCAGGGGCGAGACGTCCACTCTGGGCACGGATCTGCTCAAGGGCGGGATCGAGTATCTGAAGGCCAAATAG
- a CDS encoding PTS sugar transporter subunit IIA, translated as MVGVIVVTHGQFGKYLLEAAQTILGPQEQCAHIAVEGTVEMSALLSDLKQTVKQMETGDGVIILTDMFGGTPSNISLSLLQPGKVDVLTGANLPMLLRILGMRTQDLSQLATDAKNAAIQGIVVAGEVLTRKITEA; from the coding sequence ATGGTTGGAGTGATCGTGGTAACCCATGGCCAGTTTGGAAAATATCTGCTTGAAGCGGCCCAGACAATTTTGGGACCGCAGGAGCAGTGCGCCCATATAGCTGTGGAAGGAACCGTGGAAATGAGCGCGTTGCTCTCGGATCTCAAGCAAACCGTCAAACAGATGGAAACAGGCGACGGCGTGATCATCCTGACCGACATGTTCGGGGGCACTCCATCCAATATCAGCCTGTCTCTCCTGCAACCGGGCAAAGTCGACGTCCTGACCGGCGCCAACCTGCCCATGCTGCTCAGGATTCTGGGAATGCGCACCCAGGACCTGTCCCAATTGGCCACGGACGCCAAAAACGCGGCCATTCAGGGCATCGTTGTCGCCGGCGAAGTATTGACCCGCAAAATCACCGAGGCGTAA
- a CDS encoding PTS sugar transporter subunit IIA: MKLAEYLDKDLIISDLSARTKPEVLAELVSRLSAKYPDLDPKRVTQVLMDRELLGTTGIGDGIAIPHGKLDSIDQVLVIVGRSHEGVDFASLDHKPASIFFTVLAPSSVVGLHLKLLATVSRLLKDSSFRQAFTNSPGQEGLWQLLQTV; the protein is encoded by the coding sequence ATGAAGCTTGCTGAATACCTGGACAAGGATTTGATCATCTCCGACCTCTCGGCCAGGACCAAACCCGAGGTCCTGGCCGAACTCGTTTCGCGGCTGTCGGCCAAATACCCCGATCTTGACCCCAAGCGCGTGACCCAGGTCCTCATGGATCGGGAACTGCTCGGAACCACGGGCATCGGGGATGGGATCGCCATACCCCATGGCAAGCTGGACAGTATCGATCAGGTTCTGGTCATTGTCGGCCGCAGCCACGAAGGAGTGGATTTTGCCAGTCTGGACCACAAACCGGCCAGCATCTTTTTCACGGTGCTGGCCCCTTCAAGCGTGGTCGGCCTGCATTTGAAGCTTCTGGCCACGGTCTCCCGCCTGCTAAAAGACAGCTCGTTCCGTCAGGCCTTTACCAACTCTCCCGGCCAGGAAGGGCTGTGGCAACTGCTGCAGACCGTCTAG
- a CDS encoding CTP synthase yields the protein MNTKFIFVTGGVLSSLGKGLAAASIAALLKARGLRVSIQKLDPYINVDPGTMNPFQHGEVYVTDDGAETDLDLGHYERYLGTHLSQRNNYTSGRIYNTVITKERRGDYLGGTVQVIPHITDEIKSSILSLASDDLDVTLVEIGGTVGDIEGLPFLEAIRQLRADLGKDNVLYIHLTLVPYIKTAGELKTKPTQHSVKELRSLGIQPDIILCRSEVDLGDDIKRKISLFCNVDRDAVFTAIDVNHIYELPLTLYHEGVDQKIAILLRLAAKNPDLQEWKDLVYNLHNPKTEVSIAIVGKYVDLKEAYKSLHEALTHGGVANSAAIRFLYVNSEEITSENVAAMLASADGILVPGGFGIRGVEGKIAAITYARENKIPFFGICLGMQCAVIEYARNVMGLTKANSEEFDLTTPDPVIYLMKEWFDFRKKCVQRRDMTSEKGGTMRLGAYPCVIEKDTRAFEAYNAVEVSERHRHRYEFNSSYQSRFEDAGLTISGLSPDKSLVEIVEIKDHPWFLGCQFHPEFTSTPMQPHPLFREFIRAAVANKKPE from the coding sequence ATGAACACCAAATTCATTTTTGTGACCGGCGGGGTATTGTCCTCTCTGGGTAAAGGACTGGCCGCCGCATCCATCGCGGCTCTGTTAAAGGCGCGGGGGCTTCGGGTTTCCATCCAGAAGCTTGACCCGTACATCAACGTCGACCCGGGCACCATGAACCCCTTCCAGCACGGCGAAGTCTACGTCACCGACGACGGCGCCGAGACGGATCTGGATCTTGGGCACTACGAGCGCTACCTGGGCACCCACTTGAGCCAGCGCAACAACTACACGTCCGGGCGCATCTACAACACCGTCATCACCAAGGAGCGCCGCGGCGACTACCTCGGCGGCACGGTGCAGGTCATCCCGCACATCACCGACGAGATCAAATCGTCCATCCTCAGCCTGGCCAGCGACGACCTGGACGTGACCCTGGTCGAGATCGGCGGCACCGTGGGCGACATCGAGGGCCTGCCCTTCCTGGAGGCCATCCGCCAACTGCGCGCGGACCTCGGCAAGGACAACGTCCTCTACATCCATCTGACGCTGGTGCCCTACATCAAGACCGCGGGCGAACTCAAAACCAAGCCCACCCAGCATTCCGTCAAGGAACTGCGCAGCCTGGGCATCCAGCCGGACATCATCCTCTGCCGCTCCGAAGTGGACCTTGGCGACGACATCAAGCGTAAAATTTCACTGTTCTGCAATGTGGACCGGGACGCGGTCTTCACCGCCATCGACGTCAACCACATCTATGAACTGCCCCTGACGCTTTATCATGAGGGCGTGGACCAGAAGATCGCCATCCTGCTGCGTCTGGCGGCCAAAAATCCGGATCTGCAGGAATGGAAGGATCTCGTCTACAACCTGCACAATCCCAAAACCGAAGTCAGCATCGCCATCGTCGGCAAGTACGTGGACTTGAAGGAAGCCTACAAGAGCCTGCATGAGGCCCTGACCCACGGCGGCGTGGCCAACAGCGCGGCCATTCGTTTTCTGTATGTCAATTCCGAAGAGATCACGTCCGAGAATGTGGCCGCCATGCTCGCTTCCGCCGACGGCATCCTCGTTCCCGGCGGCTTCGGCATTCGCGGCGTGGAAGGCAAGATCGCGGCCATCACCTACGCCCGCGAAAACAAGATCCCCTTCTTCGGCATCTGCCTCGGCATGCAGTGCGCGGTCATCGAATACGCCAGAAACGTCATGGGCCTGACCAAGGCCAACTCCGAGGAATTCGACCTGACCACGCCGGACCCGGTCATCTATCTGATGAAGGAATGGTTCGATTTCCGCAAGAAATGCGTGCAGCGCCGCGACATGACCAGTGAGAAGGGCGGGACCATGCGTCTTGGCGCCTACCCCTGCGTGATCGAAAAAGACACCCGCGCCTTCGAAGCCTACAATGCCGTCGAGGTCTCCGAGCGCCACCGCCACCGCTACGAATTCAACAGCTCCTACCAAAGCCGCTTCGAGGATGCCGGCCTGACCATCAGCGGCCTGTCCCCGGACAAGAGCCTGGTCGAGATCGTGGAGATCAAGGATCATCCGTGGTTCCTGGGCTGCCAGTTCCATCCGGAGTTCACCTCCACCCCCATGCAGCCGCATCCGCTGTTCCGTGAATTCATTCGCGCGGCCGTGGCCAACAAGAAACCCGAGTAG
- the rpoN gene encoding RNA polymerase factor sigma-54, translating to MGLELRQNLKLTQQLVMTPQLQQAIKLLQLSRFELLEAVQQELLENPMLEEGVKEISEEHDIQAPMESRPEVSHEDAELMRNADWENYLGDFSSTAKQVQFKETEALEEMMSYEARLSGKPSLDGHLLWQLCLSNITEEEEMIGEAIIGNLDSQGYLMSSAEDIASETLSPLALVESMLHRLQRFDPVGVAARSPKECLLIQLEMLGQDDPILVSLVADHLEDIEKRRYKPLLRKFKIQMEDLKAYLDIIQSLDPMPGASYGSESTIYVSPDVFVYEYEGDFVIVMNDDGLPKLQLSPYYMDDMHLAVKGPDREYLHDKMRSAMWLMKSLHQRQRTLYKVVESIVRFQRGFFEHGVTKLKPLILKDVADDIEMHESTVSRITTNKYVATPHGIMELKFFFNSALEMDDGTQVGSESVKAIIKKMVSEEDPKHPFSDEKIAAVLKETLDVNIARRTVAKYRAVLGIDSSSKRKQVF from the coding sequence ATGGGCCTTGAACTCCGACAAAACCTCAAGCTGACGCAGCAGCTGGTCATGACCCCACAGCTGCAGCAGGCTATCAAGCTGCTCCAGCTCTCCCGATTCGAGCTCCTTGAAGCCGTTCAGCAAGAGCTCTTGGAGAACCCCATGCTTGAAGAAGGGGTCAAGGAAATTTCCGAAGAGCACGATATCCAGGCTCCGATGGAATCACGTCCCGAAGTTTCGCACGAAGACGCGGAACTGATGCGCAACGCGGACTGGGAAAACTACCTCGGCGATTTTTCAAGCACCGCCAAGCAGGTACAGTTCAAGGAGACCGAAGCCCTGGAAGAGATGATGTCCTACGAGGCCAGGCTCTCGGGCAAGCCATCCCTGGATGGGCATCTCTTGTGGCAGCTCTGCCTGTCCAACATCACCGAAGAAGAGGAGATGATCGGCGAAGCCATCATCGGCAACCTCGATTCCCAAGGCTATCTGATGAGCTCGGCCGAGGATATCGCCTCCGAAACGCTCTCTCCCCTGGCCTTGGTCGAGTCCATGCTGCATCGCCTGCAGCGCTTCGACCCCGTGGGCGTGGCCGCGCGCTCGCCCAAGGAATGCCTGCTCATTCAGCTGGAGATGCTCGGCCAGGACGATCCGATTCTCGTTTCCCTGGTGGCCGACCATCTCGAAGACATCGAAAAGCGCCGCTACAAACCGCTCCTGCGCAAGTTCAAAATCCAGATGGAAGACCTGAAAGCCTATCTGGACATCATTCAGTCCCTGGACCCCATGCCCGGAGCCAGCTACGGGAGCGAGAGCACCATCTATGTCAGCCCGGATGTTTTCGTATACGAATACGAGGGGGATTTCGTCATCGTCATGAACGACGACGGCCTACCCAAGCTGCAGCTGAGCCCCTATTACATGGACGACATGCACCTTGCGGTCAAAGGCCCGGACCGGGAATACCTGCACGACAAGATGCGATCCGCCATGTGGCTCATGAAGAGCTTGCACCAAAGGCAAAGAACATTATATAAAGTGGTTGAAAGCATTGTCAGATTCCAGCGGGGCTTTTTCGAGCACGGGGTGACCAAGCTGAAACCGCTGATTTTAAAAGATGTGGCCGACGACATTGAAATGCACGAATCCACGGTCAGCCGGATCACCACGAACAAGTACGTGGCCACCCCGCATGGCATCATGGAACTGAAATTTTTCTTCAACTCCGCGCTGGAAATGGATGACGGCACCCAGGTCGGCTCCGAGTCGGTCAAGGCCATCATCAAGAAAATGGTCAGCGAGGAGGACCCCAAGCACCCCTTCAGCGATGAAAAGATCGCGGCGGTGCTGAAGGAAACACTGGATGTGAACATCGCCCGGCGCACCGTGGCCAAGTATCGCGCGGTGCTGGGGATAGATTCTTCATCCAAGCGAAAACAAGTTTTTTGA
- the kdsA gene encoding 3-deoxy-8-phosphooctulonate synthase: MIDCSTLVAGRPFLIAGPCVLESLDLAMTVAVELQAIARDLNLPLIFKSSYDKANRTAGASFRGPGLDMGLDWLAQIKSRTGLPVITDIHEPRQASLVAEVADVLQIPAFLCRQTDLLLAAARTERIVNIKKGQFMAPWDMQGPVEKIRSEGFDRIWLTERGSMFGYNNLVVDFRSLIIMKQFGCPVVFDATHSVQLPGGRGMSSGGQREFVPPLARAAVACGCQGLFMEIHPDPDKALCDGPNSWPLAKARTLLSELAAIWSIPNEC; this comes from the coding sequence ATGATTGATTGTTCCACCCTGGTCGCCGGACGCCCGTTCCTCATCGCCGGTCCCTGCGTACTCGAAAGCCTGGACCTGGCCATGACCGTGGCCGTGGAGCTGCAGGCCATCGCCCGCGACCTGAACCTGCCGCTCATCTTCAAGAGTTCCTACGACAAGGCCAACCGCACGGCCGGAGCGAGCTTTCGAGGCCCAGGGCTGGACATGGGCCTTGATTGGCTGGCCCAGATCAAGAGCCGCACCGGGCTGCCCGTGATCACGGACATCCATGAGCCGCGCCAGGCCTCCCTGGTGGCCGAAGTGGCCGACGTGCTGCAGATCCCGGCCTTCCTCTGCCGCCAGACCGACCTCTTGCTGGCCGCCGCCCGCACCGAGCGCATCGTGAACATCAAGAAAGGCCAGTTCATGGCGCCCTGGGACATGCAGGGGCCGGTGGAAAAGATCCGCTCCGAAGGCTTCGACCGCATCTGGCTGACCGAGCGCGGCTCCATGTTCGGCTACAACAATCTGGTCGTGGATTTCCGTTCCCTGATCATCATGAAGCAGTTCGGCTGCCCCGTGGTCTTCGACGCCACCCATTCGGTGCAGCTGCCCGGCGGGCGGGGCATGTCCTCCGGCGGCCAGCGCGAATTCGTGCCGCCCCTGGCCCGGGCCGCCGTGGCCTGCGGCTGCCAGGGTCTGTTCATGGAGATCCACCCGGACCCGGACAAGGCCCTGTGCGACGGTCCCAATTCCTGGCCTCTGGCCAAGGCCCGCACGCTGCTCTCCGAACTGGCTGCCATCTGGAGCATCCCCAATGAATGCTGA
- a CDS encoding KdsC family phosphatase, producing the protein MNAERLARDVRLMVLDVDGVLTDGGLYYDESGCVLKRFNVQDGLAIKMAPQAGLEFAVITGLDSPAVRRRVTELGITHYHPGHHRKAPVLRGISEQTGIPLSNMAYVGDDWVDAAPMSLVGLPIAVPNARPEILKLAVWTTRAMGGQGAVREAIDFVLRAQGKLEDMWQGWVRE; encoded by the coding sequence ATGAATGCTGAGCGCCTCGCCCGGGACGTGCGTCTCATGGTTCTGGACGTGGACGGGGTGCTGACCGACGGCGGCCTCTATTATGACGAATCGGGCTGCGTGCTGAAGCGCTTCAACGTCCAGGACGGACTGGCCATCAAGATGGCCCCCCAGGCGGGGCTGGAATTCGCGGTCATCACCGGCCTGGACTCTCCGGCCGTACGCCGCCGGGTAACGGAGCTTGGCATCACCCACTACCATCCCGGCCATCACCGCAAGGCCCCGGTCCTGCGCGGAATTTCCGAACAGACCGGCATCCCCCTCTCGAACATGGCCTATGTCGGGGACGACTGGGTCGACGCCGCACCCATGTCCCTGGTCGGACTGCCCATCGCCGTGCCCAATGCCCGGCCCGAAATACTCAAACTCGCCGTCTGGACCACCAGGGCCATGGGCGGCCAGGGCGCAGTGCGCGAAGCCATCGATTTCGTGCTGCGCGCCCAGGGCAAACTCGAAGACATGTGGCAGGGCTGGGTCCGGGAATGA
- a CDS encoding PTS sugar transporter subunit IIB — protein MLWFRIDNRLVHGQIIEAWLPHIRAKTLLVANDDLAADELRQEIMSLAVPSGISFQCCPVSEAASMLKSIRTKNPDHHVLILFSDCADAKSAHMTGLSFSLVNIGNLHYGPGKEQICEHIALGAEDRSCLKYFADHGVEIDFRCVPSATAKITL, from the coding sequence GTGCTCTGGTTCCGTATCGACAACCGACTCGTCCACGGCCAGATCATTGAGGCCTGGCTACCGCACATCAGGGCCAAAACCCTGCTGGTGGCCAACGACGACCTCGCCGCCGATGAATTGCGGCAGGAAATCATGAGTCTGGCCGTTCCGAGCGGCATCTCCTTTCAATGCTGTCCGGTGTCCGAAGCTGCTTCGATGTTGAAAAGCATTCGCACGAAAAACCCGGACCATCATGTGCTAATTCTTTTTTCCGACTGCGCCGATGCCAAATCCGCGCACATGACCGGGCTGTCCTTTTCCCTGGTCAACATCGGCAATCTGCATTACGGACCGGGCAAAGAGCAGATTTGCGAACACATTGCCCTGGGAGCGGAAGACCGTTCCTGCCTGAAGTATTTCGCCGATCACGGTGTGGAAATCGACTTCCGCTGCGTGCCGTCGGCAACGGCCAAGATTACTTTATGA
- the lptC gene encoding LPS export ABC transporter periplasmic protein LptC: MKRVVIGLLALAVLAGIAMLGKRLLWPERLENLSIENLDVDLSLKGVNLSQGKDGKKLWNLNATGADYAENGDELTLTDPIIVYWGEEGGAPIEVRAPEGQVWQKEDRARMWGGVHGTQGQYVMRSETLDYTGQNSTLLLGGTVELTGESMRGRSDTLTYFLDTGDFLAQGNVQVIMN; encoded by the coding sequence ATGAAACGCGTGGTGATCGGCCTTTTGGCCCTTGCCGTCCTGGCCGGAATCGCCATGCTGGGAAAACGGCTGCTCTGGCCCGAACGGCTGGAGAACCTCTCCATCGAGAATCTGGACGTGGACCTCAGCCTCAAGGGCGTGAACCTAAGCCAGGGCAAGGACGGCAAAAAACTGTGGAACCTGAACGCCACGGGCGCCGACTATGCCGAAAACGGTGACGAATTGACACTCACCGACCCGATCATAGTATACTGGGGCGAGGAAGGCGGAGCACCCATTGAAGTCCGGGCTCCCGAGGGCCAGGTCTGGCAGAAAGAAGACCGGGCCAGGATGTGGGGCGGGGTTCACGGCACCCAGGGCCAATACGTGATGCGCTCCGAAACCCTTGACTACACCGGCCAAAACAGCACTCTTCTCCTCGGCGGCACGGTTGAACTGACTGGCGAATCCATGCGGGGTCGCTCAGACACTCTGACATATTTTCTGGACACAGGGGACTTCCTGGCCCAAGGCAACGTCCAGGTTATCATGAACTGA
- a CDS encoding LptA/OstA family protein, with product MRSLILFLFLACATPLWAAQTAPAKDVPVKITSDTMTYTQKGDQVVFTGSVYVIRQDIQLWSDTLTVLLEKKEGSGNATQSVADEQGSIKKIIAKGNVRIKADQGRTGTCGKATYEADKDLLTMEDNPMLMEGANKIQGEVIKLFIKESRSEVLGGKGRVEAIFNTPASKPGAGQ from the coding sequence ATGCGCTCACTCATACTTTTTCTCTTCCTTGCCTGCGCGACTCCACTCTGGGCCGCACAAACCGCCCCAGCCAAAGACGTCCCGGTCAAGATCACTTCCGACACCATGACCTACACCCAGAAAGGGGATCAGGTGGTCTTCACCGGCTCCGTGTACGTCATCCGCCAGGACATCCAGCTGTGGTCCGACACGCTGACCGTGCTCCTGGAAAAAAAGGAAGGCTCCGGCAATGCCACCCAGAGCGTGGCTGACGAGCAGGGGTCCATCAAAAAGATCATCGCCAAGGGCAACGTGCGCATCAAGGCCGACCAGGGCCGCACCGGCACCTGCGGCAAGGCGACCTACGAAGCCGACAAGGACCTCTTGACCATGGAAGACAATCCCATGCTCATGGAAGGCGCCAACAAGATCCAGGGCGAGGTCATAAAGCTCTTCATCAAGGAAAGCCGCAGCGAAGTTCTGGGCGGCAAAGGGCGGGTCGAAGCCATTTTCAACACCCCCGCAAGCAAGCCGGGGGCCGGGCAGTGA
- the hpf gene encoding ribosome hibernation-promoting factor, HPF/YfiA family, whose amino-acid sequence MRITFNFKNFDPSDHLRKYAKDRFGKLAKYMSGTPDADLQVNLEVEKFRHIADIVLTGKNVHISAREDSEDMYSTVDMVWDKLEAQMRKTRDKDKSRRKSGSDSPLMDAGGFDDDADAKRKPVIQKTEDDFSPKPMIVEEAALQLESTDNEFLVFLNAESERINVIYRRKTGDFGLIDPGV is encoded by the coding sequence ATGAGGATTACCTTCAATTTCAAAAACTTCGATCCTTCCGACCATTTGCGCAAATACGCCAAGGACCGCTTCGGCAAGCTCGCCAAATACATGTCCGGCACGCCCGACGCCGACCTGCAGGTCAACCTCGAAGTGGAGAAATTCCGGCATATTGCCGATATAGTGCTGACGGGCAAGAATGTGCATATCTCCGCCCGCGAAGACAGCGAGGACATGTACTCCACCGTCGACATGGTCTGGGACAAGCTTGAAGCCCAGATGCGTAAGACCCGCGACAAGGACAAGAGCCGTCGCAAAAGCGGCAGCGACAGCCCTCTCATGGACGCCGGCGGTTTTGACGACGACGCGGACGCCAAGCGCAAGCCCGTTATCCAAAAGACCGAAGACGACTTCTCGCCCAAGCCCATGATCGTTGAAGAAGCCGCCCTGCAGCTCGAAAGCACGGACAATGAATTCCTTGTTTTCCTCAACGCGGAAAGTGAAAGGATCAATGTCATCTATCGTCGCAAAACCGGAGATTTCGGTTTGATCGACCCCGGGGTATAG
- the tadA gene encoding tRNA adenosine(34) deaminase TadA, with the protein MSKEDAKIIDSAPVTFYCAPSPTPGLDDLLIWEPFMCEALQLAGLAEGRGDVPVGAVVVDGNGRILGRGENRTIFENDPTAHAEILALRQAGAKVGNHRLTDAVLVVTLEPCIMCLGAVIQARLAGVVYAAKDPKAGCLVSRMSGTELPWSNHHFWSLGGVLEQECSAKLSGFFQKRRQEKKISKNLAER; encoded by the coding sequence GTGTCCAAAGAGGATGCAAAGATCATTGACAGCGCCCCCGTGACTTTCTACTGTGCGCCTTCCCCGACGCCGGGCCTGGATGACCTGCTGATCTGGGAGCCCTTCATGTGCGAAGCCCTGCAGCTTGCAGGTCTGGCAGAAGGGCGGGGAGACGTCCCGGTGGGCGCGGTGGTGGTCGACGGGAATGGCCGTATCCTGGGCCGGGGCGAAAACAGGACCATATTTGAAAACGACCCCACGGCCCACGCCGAAATTCTGGCCCTGCGTCAGGCTGGCGCGAAAGTCGGAAATCACCGCCTGACCGATGCGGTCCTGGTGGTCACCCTGGAGCCCTGCATCATGTGCCTGGGCGCGGTCATTCAGGCCAGATTGGCCGGGGTAGTCTACGCGGCCAAAGACCCCAAGGCCGGATGCCTGGTCAGCCGCATGAGCGGCACCGAGCTGCCCTGGAGCAACCATCATTTCTGGTCTTTGGGCGGGGTGCTTGAGCAGGAATGCAGCGCGAAACTGAGCGGCTTTTTCCAGAAACGCCGCCAGGAAAAGAAAATTTCAAAAAACCTCGCGGAGAGGTAG
- the lptB gene encoding LPS export ABC transporter ATP-binding protein yields the protein MTTLTGQKLAKRYGLRDVVRDIDLDVRQGEVVGVLGPNGAGKTTTFYMLAGIVPPTRGQVLLDGMDITRWPLHKRARAGMSYLPQESSIFRKLTVRQNLQLILEYSGFSKDEQQRTADRLLDELGITRLEGQLAAFLSGGERRRLEIARALIQNPKFILLDEPFAGIDPLAVDDIQTIIQDLRGKGIGVLISDHNVRETLQICDRAYLVYDGQIILNGSPEEIVADPGARKVYLGEGFSL from the coding sequence GTGACCACGCTGACCGGCCAGAAGCTGGCCAAGCGCTACGGGCTCAGGGATGTCGTACGCGACATCGATCTTGATGTGCGCCAGGGCGAGGTGGTTGGCGTCCTGGGACCCAACGGGGCCGGCAAAACGACGACCTTTTACATGCTGGCGGGCATCGTGCCGCCGACGCGGGGCCAGGTTCTTCTGGACGGCATGGACATCACCCGCTGGCCTTTGCACAAAAGGGCCCGCGCAGGCATGAGCTATCTGCCGCAGGAGAGCTCGATCTTTCGAAAACTCACCGTGCGCCAGAACCTGCAACTGATCCTGGAATACTCCGGTTTTTCCAAGGACGAGCAGCAGCGCACGGCGGACAGGCTTCTGGACGAGCTGGGCATCACCCGACTCGAGGGTCAACTGGCGGCCTTTCTGTCCGGTGGAGAACGCCGCAGGCTGGAAATTGCCCGCGCCCTGATCCAGAATCCCAAATTCATTCTTCTGGACGAACCCTTCGCCGGCATCGACCCCCTGGCCGTGGACGACATCCAGACCATCATCCAGGACCTTCGCGGCAAAGGCATCGGCGTGCTTATCTCCGACCATAATGTCCGTGAGACGCTTCAGATCTGCGACCGGGCGTACCTGGTCTACGACGGTCAGATCATCTTGAACGGCAGCCCCGAAGAGATCGTCGCCGACCCGGGCGCGCGCAAGGTGTATCTCGGCGAGGGATTCAGCCTCTAG